One Streptomyces coeruleorubidus DNA segment encodes these proteins:
- a CDS encoding ABC transporter substrate-binding protein produces MSNATTARFSRRGILAAGGALGLGALVTACGSEDSTDGGSDSKASAKSGPWAFKDDRGKNVQLDKVPANIVAFTGVAAALYDYGVSVKGVFGPTKTQDGKPDVQAGDMDISKVTILGNTWDQFNVEKYAALAPEVLISTMFDSAGTLWYVPEASKDKIAKLAPSVGISVYDRQLTAPLQRMWELAESLGGDMKAAKVTDAKKRFEEASERLRKAAKAHPDIKVMAGSASQELFYVSGTNLSVDLEYFKALGVNFVEPPEKAKAEGGGWFESLSWENVDKYAADIIMMDDRSSAIQPANITEATWKKLPAVKAGQVISRSAEPILSYDKCVPLVENLAKAIETAKKVS; encoded by the coding sequence ATGTCGAACGCCACAACCGCCCGCTTCTCCCGCCGCGGCATTCTCGCCGCCGGTGGCGCTCTCGGACTCGGTGCCCTCGTGACCGCGTGTGGCAGCGAGGACTCGACGGACGGCGGCTCGGACTCCAAGGCGTCCGCCAAGTCCGGCCCGTGGGCCTTCAAGGACGACCGCGGCAAGAACGTGCAGCTCGACAAGGTCCCCGCGAACATCGTCGCCTTCACCGGCGTCGCCGCCGCCCTGTACGACTACGGCGTCTCCGTCAAGGGCGTCTTCGGCCCCACCAAGACGCAGGACGGCAAGCCCGACGTCCAGGCCGGCGACATGGACATCAGCAAGGTGACCATCCTCGGCAACACCTGGGACCAGTTCAACGTCGAGAAGTACGCCGCCCTCGCCCCCGAGGTGCTGATCAGCACCATGTTCGACTCGGCCGGCACCCTCTGGTACGTCCCCGAGGCCTCCAAGGACAAGATCGCCAAGCTCGCCCCGAGCGTCGGCATATCCGTCTACGACCGTCAGCTCACCGCCCCGCTCCAGCGCATGTGGGAGCTGGCCGAGTCCCTCGGCGGCGACATGAAGGCCGCGAAGGTCACCGACGCCAAGAAGCGGTTCGAGGAGGCCTCCGAGCGGCTGCGCAAGGCCGCCAAGGCACACCCCGACATCAAGGTGATGGCCGGTTCCGCGAGCCAGGAGCTCTTCTACGTCTCCGGCACCAACCTCTCCGTCGACCTGGAGTACTTCAAGGCCCTCGGCGTGAACTTCGTCGAGCCGCCGGAGAAGGCCAAGGCCGAGGGCGGCGGCTGGTTCGAGAGCCTCAGCTGGGAGAACGTCGACAAGTACGCGGCCGACATCATCATGATGGACGACCGGTCCTCGGCGATTCAGCCGGCGAACATCACCGAGGCGACGTGGAAGAAGCTGCCGGCGGTCAAGGCCGGGCAGGTCATCTCGCGGTCGGCCGAGCCGATCCTGTCGTACGACAAGTGCGTGCCGTTGGTGGAGAACCTTGCAAAGGCCATCGAGACCGCCAAGAAGGTCAGCTGA
- the desA gene encoding lysine decarboxylase DesA: MRSHLLNDTTAEQYRRSVTAGVERVAGKLATTERPFTGVTVDALAPAIDAIDLDQPLHDTAAVLDELEDVYLRDAIYFHHPRYLAHLNCPVVIPAVLGEAVLSAVNSSLDTWDQSAGGTLIERKLIDWTTERIGLGPAADGVFTSGGTQSNLQALLLAREEAKTDTLAELRIFASEVSHFSVKKSAKLLGLGQDSVVSIPVDHDKRLQTVALARELERCKEDGLVPMAVVATAGTTDFGSIDPLPEIAELCEQFGTWMHVDAAYGCGLLASLKHRDRLNGIERADSVTVDYHKSFFQPVSSSAVLVRDAATLRHATYHAEYLNPRRMVEERIPNQVDKSLQTTRRFDALKLWMTLRTMGADGIGQLFDEVCELAQEGWQLLAADPRFDVVVRPSLSTLVFRYIPASVTDPAEIDRANLYARKALFASGDAIVAGTKVGARHYLKFTLLNPETQASDIAAVLDLIAGHAEQYLGESLDRAS, translated from the coding sequence ATGCGCTCGCACCTGCTCAACGACACCACCGCGGAGCAGTACCGCCGCTCCGTGACCGCCGGAGTCGAGCGGGTGGCCGGCAAACTCGCCACCACCGAACGGCCGTTCACCGGCGTCACCGTCGACGCCCTCGCCCCCGCCATCGACGCGATCGACCTCGACCAGCCGCTGCACGACACCGCCGCGGTGCTCGACGAGCTGGAGGACGTCTACCTCCGGGACGCGATCTACTTCCACCACCCCCGCTACCTGGCCCACCTCAACTGCCCGGTCGTCATCCCGGCCGTGCTCGGCGAGGCCGTCCTGTCCGCCGTGAACTCCTCCCTGGACACCTGGGACCAGTCGGCCGGCGGCACCCTCATCGAGCGCAAACTGATCGACTGGACGACCGAGCGCATCGGCCTCGGCCCCGCCGCCGACGGCGTGTTCACCTCCGGGGGCACCCAGTCCAACCTCCAGGCGCTGCTGCTGGCCCGCGAGGAGGCGAAGACAGACACGCTGGCCGAACTGCGGATCTTCGCTTCCGAGGTCAGCCACTTCAGCGTGAAGAAGTCCGCGAAGCTCCTCGGGCTCGGCCAGGACTCCGTGGTCTCCATACCCGTCGACCACGACAAGCGCTTGCAGACCGTCGCCCTCGCCCGCGAGCTGGAGCGTTGCAAGGAGGACGGCCTCGTCCCCATGGCCGTCGTCGCCACCGCCGGCACCACCGACTTCGGCTCCATCGACCCGTTGCCCGAGATCGCCGAGCTGTGCGAGCAGTTCGGCACCTGGATGCACGTCGACGCCGCCTACGGCTGCGGCCTGCTCGCCTCCCTGAAGCACCGGGACCGGCTGAACGGCATCGAGCGCGCCGACTCCGTCACCGTGGACTACCACAAGTCCTTCTTCCAGCCGGTGAGTTCGTCCGCCGTGCTGGTCCGCGACGCGGCCACGCTCCGGCACGCCACGTACCACGCCGAGTACCTGAACCCGCGCCGCATGGTGGAGGAACGTATCCCCAACCAGGTGGACAAGTCCCTCCAGACCACCCGCCGCTTCGACGCCCTCAAGCTGTGGATGACCCTCAGGACCATGGGCGCCGACGGCATCGGGCAGCTCTTCGACGAGGTGTGCGAGCTGGCGCAGGAGGGCTGGCAGCTGCTTGCCGCCGACCCCCGCTTCGACGTCGTCGTCCGGCCGAGCCTGTCCACCCTGGTCTTCCGCTACATCCCGGCGTCCGTCACCGACCCCGCCGAGATCGACCGCGCCAACCTCTACGCCCGCAAGGCCCTGTTCGCCTCCGGCGACGCCATCGTCGCGGGCACCAAGGTCGGCGCCCGCCACTACCTGAAGTTCACCCTGCTCAACCCCGAGACGCAGGCGTCCGACATCGCCGCCGTCCTCGATCTGATCGCCGGCCATGCCGAGCAGTACCTGGGAGAGTCCCTTGACCGCGCGTCCTGA
- a CDS encoding acyl-CoA dehydrogenase family protein: MDYRLSPELEELRRTVEEFAHEVVAPKIGDLYERHEFPYEIVREMGRMGLFGLPFPEEYGGMGGDYLALGVALEELARVDSSVAITLEAGVSLGAMPVYRYGTEAQKREWLPRLCSGELLGAFGLTEPDGGSDAGATRTTARLDESTNEWVINGTKCFITNSGTDITGLVTVTAVTGRTPDGKPLISSIIVPSGTPGFTIAAPYSKVGWNASDTRELSFSDVRVPAANLLGEEGRGYAQFLRILDEGRIAIAALATGLAQGCVDESVKYAKERHAFGKPIAANQAIQFKIADMEMKAHTARLAWRDAAARLVAGDAFKKEAALAKLYSSTIAVDNAREATQIHGGYGFMNEYPVARMWRDSKILEIGEGTSEVQRMLIARELGLVS; this comes from the coding sequence ATGGACTACCGCCTCTCCCCCGAGTTGGAGGAACTCCGCCGCACGGTGGAGGAGTTCGCACACGAGGTCGTGGCGCCGAAGATCGGCGACCTCTACGAGCGGCACGAGTTCCCGTACGAGATCGTCCGGGAGATGGGCCGCATGGGCCTGTTCGGGCTGCCGTTCCCCGAGGAGTACGGCGGGATGGGCGGCGACTACCTGGCCCTGGGCGTGGCCCTGGAGGAGCTGGCGAGGGTCGACTCCTCGGTGGCCATCACGCTGGAGGCCGGAGTCTCCCTGGGCGCGATGCCCGTCTACCGCTACGGCACTGAGGCGCAGAAGCGGGAGTGGCTCCCCCGCCTGTGCTCCGGCGAACTCCTGGGCGCGTTCGGCCTGACGGAACCGGACGGCGGCAGCGACGCGGGCGCGACCCGCACGACGGCCCGCCTGGACGAGTCGACGAACGAGTGGGTGATCAACGGCACGAAGTGCTTCATCACCAACTCGGGCACGGACATCACGGGCCTGGTGACGGTCACGGCGGTCACCGGCCGCACACCGGACGGCAAGCCGCTCATCTCCTCGATCATCGTCCCCTCCGGCACGCCGGGCTTCACGATCGCGGCCCCGTACTCGAAGGTCGGCTGGAACGCCTCGGACACCCGCGAGTTGTCCTTCTCCGACGTCCGGGTCCCGGCAGCGAACCTGCTGGGCGAGGAGGGCCGCGGCTACGCCCAGTTCCTGCGCATCCTCGACGAGGGCCGCATCGCCATCGCGGCCCTGGCGACGGGCCTGGCACAGGGCTGCGTCGACGAATCCGTCAAGTACGCCAAGGAACGTCACGCCTTCGGCAAGCCGATCGCCGCCAACCAGGCCATCCAGTTCAAGATCGCCGACATGGAGATGAAGGCGCACACGGCCCGCCTCGCCTGGCGTGACGCGGCAGCCCGCCTGGTGGCCGGAGACGCCTTCAAGAAGGAAGCGGCCCTGGCCAAGCTCTACTCCTCCACCATCGCCGTGGACAACGCCCGCGAAGCCACCCAGATCCACGGCGGCTACGGCTTCATGAACGAGTACCCGGTCGCCCGCATGTGGCGTGACTCCAAGATCCTCGAAATCGGCGAGGGCACGAGCGAGGTCCAGCGCATGCTGATCGCAAGGGAGTTGGGCCTGGTGAGCTGA
- a CDS encoding hydroxymethylglutaryl-CoA lyase, translating to MTVDGLPMVVPAQDLPARVRIHEVGARDGLQNEKATVPTEIKAEFVRRLAEAGLTTIEATSFVHPRWVPQLADAEQLYPLVSDLPVALPVLVPNERGLDRALALGARRVAVFASATESFAKANLNRTVDEALAMFEPVVSRAKAADVHVRGYLSMCFGDPWEGEVPVPQVVRVCTSLLDMGCDELSLGDTIGVATPGHVVALLAALDEAGVPPSALGVHFHDTYGQALANTLAALQQGVTTVDASAGGLGGCPYAKSATGNLATEDLVWMLRGLGIDTGIDLGRLVATSAWMAAHLGRPSPSRTVRALSHEDTEEQ from the coding sequence ATGACAGTCGACGGTCTGCCGATGGTGGTCCCGGCCCAGGACCTCCCCGCCCGCGTCCGCATCCACGAGGTGGGCGCGCGCGACGGCCTGCAGAACGAGAAGGCGACGGTCCCCACCGAGATCAAGGCGGAGTTCGTCCGCCGTCTCGCCGAAGCGGGCCTGACGACGATCGAGGCGACGAGCTTCGTCCACCCCAGGTGGGTGCCCCAACTGGCCGATGCGGAACAGCTCTACCCCCTGGTCAGCGACCTCCCGGTGGCACTGCCGGTGCTGGTCCCGAACGAACGCGGCCTGGACCGCGCCCTGGCCCTGGGCGCCCGGCGGGTGGCGGTCTTCGCCAGCGCCACGGAGTCCTTCGCCAAGGCCAACCTCAACCGCACGGTGGACGAGGCACTGGCGATGTTCGAGCCGGTGGTGAGCCGGGCGAAGGCCGCGGACGTCCACGTGCGCGGCTACCTCTCCATGTGCTTCGGCGACCCCTGGGAGGGCGAGGTCCCGGTCCCCCAGGTGGTCCGCGTCTGCACGTCCCTCCTGGACATGGGCTGCGACGAGTTGAGCCTGGGCGACACGATCGGCGTGGCGACACCGGGCCATGTGGTCGCGCTCCTCGCCGCCCTGGACGAGGCGGGCGTCCCCCCGTCCGCCCTCGGCGTCCACTTCCACGACACGTACGGCCAGGCCCTCGCCAACACCCTCGCGGCCCTCCAGCAGGGCGTCACGACGGTCGACGCCTCCGCGGGCGGCCTGGGCGGCTGCCCGTACGCGAAGTCGGCGACCGGCAACCTGGCCACCGAAGACCTCGTGTGGATGCTGCGGGGCCTCGGCATCGACACCGGAATCGACCTCGGCCGCCTCGTCGCCACGAGCGCGTGGATGGCCGCCCACCTGGGCCGACCCAGCCCGTCCCGCACCGTCCGAGCCCTGTCCCACGAGGACACCGAGGAGCAGTGA
- a CDS encoding siderophore-interacting protein, whose product MTTAVAAPFRFFSLQVVTTRRLGPSLVRVTFGGPDLHAFHSDGRDQSLSLFLPHPGQPEPVVPLELGDGWWQGWRELPDDVRAVMRSYTLRALRRDPDEIDIDFALHGIEPGASVQAGPASRWAAEAAAGDRVLLLGPAVADNRAIRFRPPEDTDLVVVWGDETAVPAASAIVEALPAGTRARVWLEVPHAGDIQDLATEADAEITWLVREEMGDEGSPMVLDALRDAQLPPAERPYVWIAGESGCVKELRRHFVRERGIDRRRVTFVGYWRRGVSEEQLRAEG is encoded by the coding sequence ATGACCACCGCCGTAGCCGCCCCGTTCCGTTTCTTCTCGCTCCAGGTCGTAACGACGAGGCGGCTCGGTCCGTCCCTGGTCCGTGTCACCTTCGGCGGGCCCGATCTGCACGCCTTCCACTCCGACGGGCGTGACCAGTCGCTGTCGCTGTTCCTGCCCCACCCCGGGCAGCCCGAGCCGGTCGTTCCGCTGGAGCTCGGGGACGGGTGGTGGCAGGGCTGGCGCGAACTGCCGGACGACGTACGGGCCGTGATGCGGTCGTACACCCTGCGGGCGCTGCGCCGCGATCCGGACGAGATCGACATCGACTTCGCCCTGCACGGCATCGAGCCGGGCGCCTCGGTCCAGGCCGGCCCCGCCTCCCGCTGGGCCGCCGAGGCCGCCGCCGGAGACCGGGTCCTGCTGCTCGGCCCGGCCGTCGCCGACAACCGGGCCATCCGCTTCCGGCCACCCGAGGACACCGACCTCGTGGTCGTCTGGGGCGACGAGACCGCCGTACCGGCCGCCTCGGCCATCGTCGAGGCGCTGCCGGCCGGCACCCGCGCCCGGGTCTGGCTGGAGGTGCCGCACGCCGGGGACATCCAGGACCTGGCGACCGAGGCGGACGCCGAGATCACCTGGCTCGTCAGAGAAGAGATGGGCGACGAGGGCTCCCCGATGGTCCTCGACGCGCTCCGCGACGCCCAACTGCCCCCCGCCGAGCGGCCCTACGTCTGGATCGCCGGCGAGTCCGGGTGCGTGAAGGAGCTGCGCCGGCACTTCGTGCGAGAGCGCGGCATCGACCGCCGCCGGGTCACGTTCGTCGGCTACTGGCGCCGCGGCGTGAGCGAGGAGCAGTTGCGGGCGGAGGGCTAG
- a CDS encoding glycosyltransferase family 2 protein: MAGPAVSVIIAAYNAMPYLTRCITSVAEQSIGRDAVEVIAVDDGSTDGTGEELDRLAEEYPTLLRVFHQKNSGGPSDPRNKGLDQARGKFVFFLDADDYLGPEALERMVAMAEENGTDVVLGKMVGVGGRGAPTSMFRRNQPRTDVFSSRVYWTLNPMKLFRRDLLERLELRFPTDLKIGEDQLFVGPAYLHADGISVLADYDCLFWVEREDSGNITLRTGGCEPRLRFLPRVVDLLLEHVPPGPGRDHLAHRHLTVEVQQLLGHLVHEPRPEQEKALARLAEVIAPLWHEGMNDRLSAMARLRLHLVRHTMLDELLELVRFEGELAKSGAATPVLADGGRAYARYPYLRDPSRGIPDACYDVTGQLGVRHRVTRAELRGTVLHLTGHGYLHRVETEGVTTELVLRERDSGTEHRLPVTHTATPGLGKEEDEGRYAYERAGFEASVDITTAGDGAPLPDGLWDIYLAIGAQGVSRDVRIGNKRDAGVCGAATTHIVDSGGDPRAVTLYTTKPHGNFTLDIGERKHQVLPQLSLRSVRWTPGAPTELEFAGRCTLAAFPDGVLAVHLEDGRGGTAVFPARMASRSGGDFVVRVPVTELPAGLWTGQLRLGPWSSGLPPIPANVAPAKWRRRGLPWYAKPVTNRGAGFALRVARTDLVRAATRRLKS; encoded by the coding sequence ATGGCCGGCCCTGCCGTTTCGGTGATTATTGCTGCGTACAACGCAATGCCTTATCTCACGCGTTGCATCACCTCCGTCGCCGAGCAGAGCATCGGCCGGGACGCGGTGGAAGTCATCGCGGTCGACGACGGTTCGACCGACGGCACGGGTGAGGAACTCGACCGGCTGGCCGAGGAATACCCAACGCTGTTACGGGTCTTTCACCAGAAGAATTCCGGCGGGCCGTCAGACCCCCGGAACAAAGGACTCGACCAGGCCCGGGGGAAGTTCGTCTTCTTCCTCGACGCCGACGACTACCTGGGTCCCGAGGCCCTGGAACGCATGGTGGCCATGGCCGAGGAGAACGGCACCGACGTCGTGCTCGGCAAGATGGTGGGGGTCGGCGGACGGGGAGCGCCCACCTCGATGTTCCGGCGCAACCAGCCGCGCACCGACGTCTTCTCGTCCCGCGTGTACTGGACCCTCAACCCCATGAAACTGTTCCGCCGCGACCTGCTGGAGCGACTGGAGCTGCGGTTCCCGACGGATCTGAAGATCGGTGAGGACCAGCTGTTCGTCGGCCCGGCCTATCTCCACGCGGACGGAATCTCCGTACTCGCCGACTACGACTGCCTGTTCTGGGTCGAGCGCGAGGACAGCGGCAACATCACCCTGCGGACCGGCGGCTGCGAACCCCGCCTGCGCTTCCTGCCCCGGGTTGTCGACCTGCTCCTGGAGCATGTGCCGCCCGGCCCCGGCCGTGACCACCTGGCCCACCGCCACCTGACCGTGGAGGTGCAGCAGCTCCTCGGCCATCTGGTGCACGAGCCCCGCCCCGAGCAGGAGAAGGCCCTGGCCCGGCTCGCCGAGGTCATCGCCCCGCTGTGGCACGAGGGAATGAACGACCGGCTGTCGGCAATGGCCCGCCTGCGCCTGCACCTCGTACGGCACACCATGCTGGACGAACTGCTCGAACTGGTCCGGTTCGAGGGCGAGCTGGCCAAGAGCGGTGCAGCGACGCCCGTCCTCGCCGACGGCGGCCGCGCCTACGCCCGCTACCCCTACCTCCGCGACCCGTCCCGCGGCATTCCCGACGCCTGCTACGACGTCACCGGCCAGCTCGGGGTGCGCCACCGCGTCACCCGCGCCGAGCTGCGCGGCACCGTGCTGCACCTGACCGGGCACGGCTACCTGCACCGGGTCGAAACCGAGGGAGTGACCACCGAACTCGTGCTGCGCGAGCGGGACAGCGGCACGGAGCACCGGCTCCCCGTCACCCATACCGCGACACCGGGGCTCGGCAAAGAGGAGGACGAAGGCCGGTATGCGTACGAGAGGGCCGGATTCGAGGCCTCCGTCGACATCACCACCGCCGGCGACGGCGCCCCCCTTCCCGACGGGCTCTGGGACATCTACCTGGCGATCGGCGCTCAGGGCGTCTCCCGCGACGTCCGCATCGGCAACAAGCGGGACGCCGGGGTCTGCGGAGCCGCGACGACGCACATCGTGGACAGCGGCGGCGATCCCCGTGCCGTCACGCTCTACACCACCAAACCCCACGGCAACTTCACGCTCGACATCGGCGAACGCAAGCACCAAGTACTGCCGCAGCTGAGCCTGCGCAGCGTGCGATGGACCCCGGGCGCGCCCACGGAGCTGGAGTTCGCCGGGCGGTGCACGCTCGCCGCCTTCCCGGACGGCGTTCTCGCCGTCCACCTGGAGGACGGCCGGGGCGGCACCGCCGTCTTCCCGGCCCGCATGGCCTCGCGATCCGGCGGCGACTTCGTCGTACGAGTACCGGTCACCGAGCTGCCGGCCGGACTGTGGACAGGGCAACTGCGGCTCGGCCCCTGGTCGTCGGGCCTGCCGCCGATTCCGGCGAACGTCGCCCCCGCCAAGTGGCGGCGCCGCGGCCTCCCCTGGTACGCGAAGCCCGTGACGAACCGAGGCGCGGGCTTCGCACTCCGGGTGGCCCGCACCGACCTGGTCCGGGCGGCGACACGCCGCCTCAAGTCGTAG